A window of the Rhodoflexus caldus genome harbors these coding sequences:
- a CDS encoding M61 family metallopeptidase yields MMRTKLFVLLSALWLTGSVWAQQLSYQLSMDAPHTHYVDVEIRFENLPANVQKRGYVDFKMPVWAPGSYLVREFAKNVEGEVAKDLNGNALKFQKINKNNWRVQLGTAKGVVFSYKVYAFEQSVRTSFVDDSHAFISPSGVFMFPDGFVNLPSTLRIKPYKEWKEISCTLEKVNGDKYTLRAPNYDELADAPIEIGNQKIISFTAAGVPHQYAMYGVAQYDEERLVRDTKAIIEAAVEIFGELPCKEYIFIVHNLGGGATGGLEHLNSTVLAVNRNAYQTQSGYLGFLRLAAHEYFHLWNVKRLRPDVLGPFDYDNENYTRQLWMAEGFTSYYDDFIVRRAGLIDENSYLRDVAANINEHENSPGSKVQSVGEASFDAWIKYYRRNENSINSSISYYGSGARVAMLIDLEILHNSKGQKSLDDVMRALYADTYKKANRGFTEAELKKACEAAAGKNLDDIFNDYVFGTKPTNYEKYLAYAGLRLNVTPDNTPSLGMTAADENNRIIVKVTRKDAPAYNDGINVNDEIIAIDGFRMSNTAAMNAYIAGRKIGDAVKITLARDGLIREMTVKVGTAGTAQYTLVPVSNPTAEQQTVFRKFTGKR; encoded by the coding sequence ATGATGAGAACAAAACTCTTTGTGCTACTGTCTGCCCTATGGCTGACCGGCAGCGTTTGGGCACAGCAGCTTTCTTACCAACTCAGCATGGATGCCCCGCATACGCACTATGTGGATGTGGAAATTCGTTTTGAAAATCTGCCTGCCAACGTCCAAAAACGCGGCTATGTGGACTTTAAAATGCCTGTTTGGGCGCCCGGTTCTTATTTGGTGCGCGAATTTGCCAAAAACGTGGAAGGAGAAGTTGCCAAAGACCTCAACGGCAATGCCCTCAAATTCCAAAAAATCAATAAAAACAACTGGCGCGTGCAATTGGGCACAGCCAAAGGTGTGGTATTCAGCTACAAAGTGTATGCTTTTGAGCAATCTGTTCGCACCAGTTTTGTAGATGATTCGCACGCTTTCATTAGCCCTTCGGGCGTGTTCATGTTCCCCGACGGCTTTGTAAATCTGCCTTCTACGCTCCGCATTAAGCCTTACAAAGAGTGGAAAGAAATTTCCTGCACCTTAGAAAAAGTAAACGGCGACAAGTACACACTGCGCGCTCCTAACTACGACGAACTGGCAGATGCTCCGATTGAAATCGGCAATCAGAAAATTATCTCCTTCACTGCCGCGGGCGTACCTCACCAATATGCCATGTACGGCGTAGCACAATACGACGAAGAACGCCTTGTTCGCGACACAAAAGCCATTATTGAAGCAGCGGTAGAAATTTTTGGCGAATTGCCCTGCAAAGAGTACATTTTTATTGTACACAACCTCGGCGGCGGTGCTACCGGCGGTCTGGAACACTTGAATTCAACCGTTTTGGCAGTGAACCGCAACGCTTATCAGACGCAAAGCGGCTATCTGGGCTTTTTGCGACTGGCTGCCCATGAATATTTCCACCTGTGGAACGTAAAACGTCTGCGCCCCGATGTGCTCGGCCCGTTTGATTATGACAACGAAAACTACACCCGCCAACTCTGGATGGCAGAAGGTTTTACGTCTTACTACGACGATTTCATCGTGCGCCGCGCCGGTCTGATTGACGAAAATTCTTACCTGCGCGATGTGGCTGCCAATATCAACGAACATGAAAATTCGCCGGGCAGCAAGGTGCAGTCCGTAGGTGAAGCCAGTTTTGATGCGTGGATTAAGTACTACCGCCGCAACGAAAACTCCATCAACAGCAGCATTTCCTACTACGGCTCGGGAGCAAGAGTAGCCATGCTCATTGACTTGGAAATTCTTCACAACAGCAAAGGGCAGAAAAGTTTGGACGATGTGATGCGTGCCCTCTATGCCGACACCTATAAAAAAGCCAATCGCGGTTTTACCGAAGCCGAACTGAAAAAGGCCTGCGAAGCAGCCGCCGGAAAAAATCTGGATGACATTTTTAATGACTACGTATTTGGTACAAAGCCAACCAATTACGAAAAATACCTTGCCTATGCGGGCTTGCGCCTGAACGTAACTCCCGACAACACGCCAAGCCTTGGCATGACTGCTGCCGACGAAAATAACCGCATCATTGTAAAAGTAACCCGCAAAGATGCACCCGCCTATAACGACGGCATTAACGTAAACGATGAAATTATCGCCATAGATGGCTTCCGCATGAGCAATACAGCGGCCATGAACGCCTACATTGCCGGTCGCAAAATAGGTGATGCCGTAAAAATCACACTTGCACGCGATGGCCTCATCCGCGAAATGACGGTAAAAGTAGGCACCGCCGGCACGGCACAATATACGCTTGTCCCTGTCAGCAACCCGACTGCCGAACAGCAAACCGTTTTCCGCAAGTTTACGGGCAAGCGATAG
- a CDS encoding sodium:solute symporter family protein — translation MLLGFIILYLLFTILIGYWASRKVTTTEDFLVAGKQLPMAVTAAALFATWFGSETLMGASSKFIEKGAMGIIEDPIGAALCFILVGFFYAKPLYKLNILTINDFFGIRFGRKAELISAIFMVPSYFGWIAAQLVALGLLLQTITGLPMMWGIWLSMIVVLFYTYIGGMWAVSVTDFLQTFIIIVGLFFLMSRLWTDVGGWEAINQNTPKGFFNMTPEFSWLGITHYIAALITLGLGSIPSQDLFQRIMSSKSAKAAVNASFLSGFMYLSIGIMPLIISLCGSILYPDIMKGDTQLALPTMVMQHTELWLQILFMGALLSAILSTTSGAILAPAAVLGENILKPLFKGTKLSDRQVLHLMRGSVVAVAVLSAVMANMSASIYELAAMASAFTLVSLFAPLTAGLYWKKANSSGAIASMVSGMFVWLLCILLETETPPLIYATLISIFSMIAGSYIKK, via the coding sequence ATGCTGCTCGGCTTCATTATTCTTTACCTGCTCTTTACCATTTTGATTGGTTATTGGGCTTCGCGAAAAGTTACTACCACCGAAGATTTTCTGGTGGCAGGCAAGCAATTGCCAATGGCTGTTACGGCGGCAGCACTTTTTGCTACATGGTTCGGTTCGGAAACGCTGATGGGGGCTTCTTCCAAATTTATTGAGAAAGGAGCAATGGGCATTATTGAAGACCCTATCGGGGCTGCTCTGTGCTTTATCTTGGTCGGTTTTTTTTACGCCAAACCCCTCTACAAACTTAATATACTAACAATCAACGATTTTTTCGGGATTCGCTTTGGCAGAAAGGCAGAGTTGATTTCTGCCATTTTTATGGTGCCGTCCTATTTCGGATGGATTGCCGCGCAGTTGGTGGCATTGGGGCTGCTGCTGCAAACCATCACCGGCCTGCCGATGATGTGGGGTATCTGGCTCTCCATGATAGTCGTATTGTTCTACACCTACATCGGCGGCATGTGGGCGGTTTCCGTTACCGACTTTCTGCAAACTTTTATCATTATTGTCGGGCTGTTTTTTCTGATGAGCCGTTTGTGGACAGATGTAGGCGGCTGGGAAGCCATCAATCAAAATACACCAAAGGGCTTTTTCAACATGACACCTGAGTTTTCTTGGTTGGGCATCACCCACTACATCGCCGCACTGATTACGTTGGGGCTGGGGTCTATCCCTTCGCAAGACCTTTTCCAGCGCATCATGTCGTCTAAGTCTGCCAAAGCTGCTGTCAATGCGTCTTTCCTAAGCGGGTTCATGTATCTTTCCATTGGCATTATGCCACTGATTATCAGTCTTTGCGGTAGCATTTTGTACCCTGACATCATGAAAGGCGACACGCAGTTGGCGCTGCCGACAATGGTTATGCAGCATACAGAACTCTGGTTGCAAATTCTTTTTATGGGTGCGTTGCTGTCGGCTATTCTGAGCACTACGAGTGGGGCAATTCTGGCTCCCGCAGCCGTTTTGGGTGAAAATATTCTCAAACCGCTTTTTAAAGGTACAAAACTCTCCGACCGTCAGGTACTTCACCTGATGCGCGGCTCTGTTGTTGCAGTAGCGGTGCTTTCTGCCGTAATGGCCAACATGAGCGCAAGCATCTACGAATTGGCAGCTATGGCATCTGCTTTTACATTAGTTTCACTTTTTGCACCACTAACGGCAGGATTATATTGGAAAAAAGCAAATTCATCGGGTGCTATTGCCTCCATGGTTAGCGGTATGTTCGTATGGCTGCTTTGCATTCTGCTGGAAACAGAAACTCCACCACTGATTTACGCCACATTAATCAGTATTTTTAGTATGATAGCAGGCAGCTATATCAAAAAATAA